From the Aquirufa lenticrescens genome, the window TGCCGAAAAAGGTTTTATTTTTTAATTAAAGAGTGTGAGGTGCGTATGAATTCCAATACTTTATTCTGTGGTAAATAGCGATTTAAGTACATCGTGTTCCAATGCTTCTTATTCATGTGAAAACCCGGGAAGACAGAATCAGGGAATTCCTCTCTTTGTACCAAAATATCCTCGGGAACTGCCTTGTAATTAATCGTGGTAGGGGATGAAACTAAGTCCAATAATAAAAACATTTTCCCTTTCGTCTTAAAAACCAAGTGGTTAGGTCCAAAAGGCTGGCATTCCTCCGAATCCGGAAGATTTAAGGCAAAATCGCGAAGATCTAAAATGTCCATAGTGTTACCGAATAATAAATTTTCAAAAAAATATCAAAATAATTATATAATACTGTGTAGTAGTGTGAAAAATAATTTTTAAATTTTCGCATTACAAGTTAATAATTGCCTGGCTCTTATTGGCTTATCACTCAAACCTTTTATTAATTATGAAAAACAATTTCTACGTAAGCAGAGTGGTCTTTCTACTAGCCTTGATGCTCACCTTATCCTGGGTGGCATTTGGTCAAGACCGAAAAGTTGC encodes:
- a CDS encoding MmcQ/YjbR family DNA-binding protein; translation: MDILDLRDFALNLPDSEECQPFGPNHLVFKTKGKMFLLLDLVSSPTTINYKAVPEDILVQREEFPDSVFPGFHMNKKHWNTMYLNRYLPQNKVLEFIRTSHSLIKK